The DNA region GGTGCGCCGAGCGCAACCGTTCGGCGAGCGCCTTCAGCTGCTCGCCGTTGCGGGCGGCCAGCAGCAGATGGGCGCCTTCCTCGGCAAAGGCTTCGGCGGCGGCCGCGCCAATGCCCTTGGAGGCGCCGGTGATCAGGACACGCTTGCCGCGCAGATGCAGATCCATGGGATGTCTCGCTTGCTATGAGGAACGGATATCGGCGAATTTGGTGGGGCAGGGTCGCGCCGCGGTCAACACTGCACTGCAGCGTTGCACTCGCTTGAAGTTTGGTCCATTGCAGGGCGATCAGGATAGGCGGCTTGGCCAGCCGGGCAAATCACAAGGGTGTTCTCGATGAGCAGGAAGCAGTATCGGATCGCGGTCATTCCGGGCGACGGCATCGGCAAGGAAGTGATGCCCGAGGGTCTGCGCGTCATCGAGGCGGCGGCGAAGAAGCACGGCGTCGACGTCAAGTTCGATCATTTCGATTTCGCCTCCTACGACTATTACGAGAAGCACGGCGAGATGATGCCGGCGGACTGGAAGGACAAGATCGGCAAGCATGACGCGATCTATTTCGGCGCGGTCGGCTGGCCGGCAAAAATTCCTGACCACGTCTCGCTGTGGGGTTCGCTGATCAAATTCCGCCGCGAGTTCGACCAATACGTCAATCTGCGCCCGGTACGGCTGATGCCCGGCGTGCCGTCGCCGCTGGCGGGCCGCAAGCCCGGCGACATCGATTTCTGGGTGGTGCGCGAGAACACCGAAGGTGAATACTCGTCGGTCGGCGGCCGCATGTTCCCTGACACCGACCGCGAATTCGTCACACAGCAGACCGTGATGACCCGCATCGGCGTCGATCGCATCCTGAAGTTCGCCTTCGAGCTGGCGCAGTCGCGGCCGAAGAAGCATCTGACCTCGGCGACCAAGTCGAACGGCATCTCCATCACCATGCCCTATTGGGACGAGCGCGTGGAGGCGATGGCCAAGAACTTTCCGAAGGTGAAGTGGGACAAGTACCACATCGA from Bradyrhizobium genosp. L includes:
- a CDS encoding tartrate dehydrogenase; translated protein: MSRKQYRIAVIPGDGIGKEVMPEGLRVIEAAAKKHGVDVKFDHFDFASYDYYEKHGEMMPADWKDKIGKHDAIYFGAVGWPAKIPDHVSLWGSLIKFRREFDQYVNLRPVRLMPGVPSPLAGRKPGDIDFWVVRENTEGEYSSVGGRMFPDTDREFVTQQTVMTRIGVDRILKFAFELAQSRPKKHLTSATKSNGISITMPYWDERVEAMAKNFPKVKWDKYHIDILTANFVLHPDWFDVVVGSNLFGDILSDLGPACTGTIGIAPSGNINPEGNFPSVFEPVHGSAPDIAGQGIANPIGMIWSGAMMLEHLGEKQAADAIVGAIERTLGERTLRTRDLGGNADTTACGKAVAEMVD